Sequence from the Metopolophium dirhodum isolate CAU chromosome 2, ASM1992520v1, whole genome shotgun sequence genome:
CAGCATCTCAGGGAGCAAGGGAAACGGAGTGCTGTCAGCTGATGTcatcagtataaaaaaaaataataatatataatatattgtgtctaaatataatttacaaaataatatatacacgtaaacaaatattagatataggtatataattagttAGATATAAACGTTAAGCaagaagttaaaatttttttttagaatatttaagtgattaaatataaaaaggaaaagggaaaaaaacaatttagaatAGTAGTTACTAAAACGAATGTCgagtataggtataaatagcTCCTATTACTGTATTGATAGAACGCATAACatgcattaaaattaaattaaaagatattaagGTAATTAGGATAGACGATAGTAACCGAGCTAAGCATAACTAAGGATTGCATGAAGCATGATAATAAGGAGAATAGAATaagaacattaaaataataatatacctaatagaaaGGCGTTGGAAAATATTTCCATGGCAGGGTGCCAACAGAATACAGGAAATTATGACGACGACTCGGagcaagaaaaaatatatataatataataatacataaagaaataaaatattaaattaaattaaatccgAATAAATTAACAAACAGATGTaaccaaatataaaaacaaggtaaataatattaatgacgaCATTTCATTTAGTCGACGGGTGTTGCGACCTTTTGTTGAGTAACCACCGACACATAACATGCAGCATTGTAATAAACACAAACCTAAAGAAGAATTCAAAACTTTTACAGATGGTGATAAGGATGTCGGAGTCTtacgattatattatgatacaagtTTCTAAATTCacgagttattatattatgtaggttaggTACTGGTTATTAACCAGTGGGTAATGATAAAGAAGGATAATTGTACTTAAGCGTAGATATTAGATAAGGATCAATACATTCTACAGAAGTCAGGTCTCAGCCCTCAGGATAATATACTTTCTATATATTGTTTActtgttcaaatttggacaagctgtaattcaaaaatatttttcatggggatttgaaacttttacgtatataatttattataatttatattttcaatgacattttcaaaatatttagataaatgttATGCTATTGCTCATGTAGTGGCATGTACCTCCAGTTTATACcgtaatactataaatatgaaTAGTAAAATGACTTAAGAAgatgtcagcgcaatatttgtaatttattgttttctctCAGCCCCACGCACAACAtagataaaacatttaaacctaaaatcgttttttatgaatttttagttattttagagtaaaatcacctactataaaaattatagaggaTAACGTTTTTGAGGGTATGATATATcggtttataatgtttatattttattaatatttgacttagtattactttcaaaataaaaaaaattgtaaattgtttcaattattttcagacattatttagacaaatcgatgtcataaactcataactagGGCCCGTATTTAAATGcacataaaaacatacaaatatgaTGTAAAAATAGCCAAAAattccatatatttttttatacaaattataatttataaatgagatgtaattattatttattaatttattattttattaaaaaaaaactgaacatttgaaatattgacAGCTATGATGCAGCATCATAGCTGTCAATATTTCAAGCAGCAGCTGCTATGATGTAACACGAACTGACcgattatttgttatttgaccGAATACGGGTGACGCTCCAcagtaatcataatattataaattaagataagataaaaactgaattgaaaataataattgacaatgTGTATGGGAAAACCCGATAAACCTTCttaaatatcaagaaaataatttatctttagataatatttttaataggctAGATTTCATATCTATATTGaacaaatatgcattaaaaaccaacaaaatgaCCCAATAATgcttaaaatgcaaaataaaatgtgtagcaTTCAAACCCTCGTTACATGAAAGGAATTATGTACTTAGAAAGCATTGTGTatgatcaacaaaaaaatatgcactttgcattgaaatccgggccttaatcataagtcataaccataaaaatgttattctctACCGTTTTAATAATGGGTGATCTCACAATTTCACTTTGAGATTAGGTACTCTAAagcataaaaaaaacgattctgcgtaaatgcgttttgtctatgttgcgtgtGGGCCAGATAGGGAAAATAAACAGTGAGCTGACATCATCAGCAGATCAGCTTAAGAGGATGCCACAcgggcatttgttgtctccgttttacaaacgtacaacatggAAAATTGTACGTTcacaataacacattttattccgtaatttataaaataaaaatgaatttaccttataaaatttaaaggtaagattattatctagggtaTCGCGGAGAATTGTATTGATACTTTTATTAAGAAGCAAGTTATGCCCATTTTTAAGCTTTACattgtgcattttaaaatgatcataacttactttaaaataatatcaataaaatcctctgaaatgccctagataatattcttacctacCTTTTCATTTTATAggaggtaaattcactctaattttataaattacagaataaaattgttattgtaaacTTACAATTTGCcgtgttgtacgtttgtaagacggagacaacaattaaatattaatgcccGCGTGGCGTCCTCAACAGTGGAATCCTCTTGTACTTACGACAAAATAGATGGGACATGGGAATACTGGAAACTGGAATAGTGGATTGTTTCTCTAACAATTTATTAACGTTTCactcaataaaaatatcaaattatcaatatattttcaccatgttttttctttattttatttggtcaTACTGATTAACCTGATTAAATTGATTACTGATAAAAGACGCCACATAAAATGTTTAGCttttgtagttattattattacttattactctTACTTTGAacttttatctaatatttttatttttgatctcAAATCTTTGAACAttagttgtatttataaattacatattttgttctacgtcatttttcaaaatgaaaGATGAACAGAATGATAATAACGACCCAGAAAACTCTCGAATATTCGTATTATATGACAAAAATCACCCAATATCTGAAAATGAGTTTAAAGATATGTTTGGAAATTTTGgtgatgtaaaaaatatttatattgtaaaagacCGCAACAGCGACAGTGTGAAAGGTAATATTTAATCTtacttagatattataaatagctATTGTTTGATACGTAGATTGCTTTAAAAACtggtaaaaactatttttataacaatacaatttattatgttattaaaatacaacagATATGTTAGTTTAGTTTTTACTGGccttattaacatttatttaataaaattataaaattgttgttaaattgGATAGACCTATCATCCATTAATAATTATCCATTTAGTTAAAACAATGATTCATTTTTCAGGGGTTgcatacataaaatattcaaaagcaTCAGAAGCTTTTAAAGCTATCGAAGCAATGAATGGACATAGAATAGAGTCATCAAATCGCCGTATGAAAGTCTTAATGGCCACAAGGTActttatacttacataatattcttatattaatacaatattcaggTTGTTATATAAAAGTTAAGATGATATTTAACTagaatatctattataaattatgtttatttgtatttttgtattagtacctacctaatagatttagataatattaatattaaatttgattaaatttttaaattgtacatgtTATTAATCAATAGTCCTGGTCATATAAGAAGCAATTCAGAAATGGAATATAATAGACTATTTGTATTTGTACCAAAAACTGATAAGGAATcagatttagaaaatatttttagtcaatatGGAGAAATCTCTAAAGTTCATATTGTTACAAATAAAGATACCGGAGAATCAAAAGGAATAGCTTTTATAACTTATTCAAAGTAGGAAtcattattaactaaaataaaatattttctattaaaattaagaaagtaGTATGTAATCAGTTTGATTTTTCTAGGGCTTCATCTGCTGCTTTAGCTATTGAAGAATGTGGACCAAATTACAAAGCTGTTTTTGCTAAACCCAAACATGATGATGGACCATCTGTATACCCTCCTTCTTATCCTAGACATGTTGATTCTAAAAGTAACTCAATATAAAtgtctaatttattaattattctaatatttaatagGCTTCTTCAaagatatactttttaatattgatataattttgttttgtgtgatattgaaataaaaatgcagctatcaaaatatcaatatcTTTATGGCTagtaaacaaattgtttttaaaatacattacacAAAATATCTGGCATTCAAATCAGTTTATTCGGTAACCCGAATACCCGAAAACCGGGggtcattaattataaattaaaaactaattttgattattgataTCTAAATTTCCGAAAAAAAGTTTGAGATTCAATATCGTTGAAGAAGTCTAGTATTaaaagaatataactaaaattgtgatcagcttaattaatatttatattgaacacAATAGGGtcatttctattatatttttgagtccATTAACTTCAAATAAGTACTTAGTGTTAGGTAAAAAAACTGGTCCACTGataattaaagtttataaagataatatttgtaagttcaaattgataaattgtaattttattgattaacatgaaataaatacaatttgtgaGCTATAACATTTGTAAGTGGCctcataatgttttatattattgtaataaatgttaaataaataattgtttgaactGTTGAAAACCATTAAgacatacataattttatatttcttgaaatactTGTAAGATAATTTGACAATCTgttctatttattttagtaaaaatttaaaaaacaatgaaaattatttcataattaaacaacaaataactgaacaattttactttttattatagatCCAACTAGTAGTTATTCACTACTTGCACCTCCATCACATCAACACCGAGATGAACCTAGTGTATTAACTGCTTATGCTTCATCAATTGTTTCAtataatgaaatttttaaaattatgaatattgctCCTGAATTGGAATTAGTTAAGGAAATACCAAGACAGGTAATATTTGAACATACAGtcacatatacataaatataaaatatgtatgtaaggAAATTTGTTTAGTATGCtacttacaaatatataatgatgACATTTTAATACAGATCTTACAtgattgttaattaaattagcACCATATCATCAAATGATTTGTCTCAATTACCAAAAACTAAtgctgtaattattttatttacaatttttattataactgtaaaccttttatatttgaattttataatataatagacttgataacacaattttttttgttcttgaaCTTGTgcttgattaaaaataaaccttCTAATATATCATCTATTGGCATTACATGCCAATAACTGAAGTCTTTGGAAGTTAgggcagtataatattatggaaaaactTTGTTagtgaattattattgtaataatgttatcatttattaatattcgtCATTTACTTCATTAATCCTGATCATCATTAAACAAGTTCaacttatagttattaaaaataatgtaggtagcGTATTTAACAAGtgctattatattacattatttgtatactacattttattttttatatatatttaaaatagcaaATGTACGATAAGAAGGTATAtcaagttatttataatagtattgcaGCAGCTGAACATGCTGTAAGTCGAATTAATGGATTTGAATACCCACCGGGTCATCCAATATTACTGGAATTCAGTAGTTCTTCTATGtaagactatatttttataattcattatagtataataatgtaatattaaccaattaataatataattatagatctATCTCATCAGCGGTAGATCCCATAgctaataaaatttcaaaagatATAGAAGTGCTTTCTAGTACTGTCACCAAAGCATTAGCTGTCATTAAGAATGCTAGTATAACAActggtaaaaaaaatagaaatagtttatttattaatattaatatttaataatttttaacattttatttagctTCTCTATGTTTGGCGGATGATTATAGTTCACCATTAGCATCAAAAAGAGGAAATGAAAAAGTTCTTTTGCCATCATCAGATAATTCATTCaggtatcaaattattttttatctaatttatttttattaatattatacaataataagtctatattttaaaactatattcaaTCAATGTAAATATACCAATTTTTGTTATTCCATCTGTATTTGTGTATGTTAtgttatagattattttttgtatgcaaACCAATTATTCCTCCGATGCGCTTATTAgaagatacttttaaaatgtttaaaggcTTAAGAAATATTAATGTCATTGATGGCAAGAATTATGGTTATGTGACTTATGATAATTTGGAAAGTGCAACACGAGCTATTAATGTAATGTTGCTAAGACATATTAGCATTgatgttttaacatttttattttcatattgtaatttaatattttcagtgTTTAAATGATCACAAAGTATACAACAGTCGTCTAAAAGTAATGGAAGCTGAACCCAGAGAACCAAATCGTAAACGTATGAAACCTGATACAATGTGAATACCAGAAGTAAAATAAGTAAGTACATGCAATAAAGttgattaatttaacaaatgtgGAATCTATCTTTGCATTCATAACTAAAAATGATgggcatatatatattattaaacgtaatttactatattatacatacaagtaAGTTGTAAGTACACTAGAATAACAGATATAATGTTTAAGAATATCCCCTTACACTACTTACAATcaaaacattattgtattaaatatactgattttgaatatttaatcagTGCTTGAGTGATACTCATAAGGGGGAGGTTGAAACGCGCGTTTTTATGTGGGATTAGGATTCGTCCCCAAGAACCTGGGTGATAAACTATCAGGGAGCCAGACGATCCTTATTCACCAAGCCCCTATTTCGAGATTTATTAAAAGATAACCTACATTAAAGAAactaatttagtatattattatttggttaaaaaatattattttatatttatataaatttattgtatgtataataaatattaatatttaagaaacaTGGCAGTCCTATCACATTTGACGTACAAAATCGTCCAGTAACTTAggatttacatttttgtaaacatGAGCATCGATCATGTCCCTGACCAGTAAACACccaattgttgataattttctcGCTGCTTTCCtcaatgtaatatttaactatGGCATGTCTTCAACTTTAATGAGGGACTCCTTACATAATGTAGTACCCTGATTAGGTTGCATATTGGATATTTtagtaaacacaaaatattatatcatattctaataatataatacatgaatattttttttttaagttcacaTTTCTCGTGATAAATTGCTCATTATATACAATCCCCAAACAATCTATAAAATGTCCACAATTCTCTATATTTTTcgtaacatattgtataataatcaaaattatattagtactaaaaaaatatatatttcatatatatcttatatttatttaaaattatctgtaTAAGATTGtctaaatctattttttttaaacattttaaatacatatacttATTCGTAATATATGTCATaggcatgtataatataatatactctattaatatgttaagaataaagtataaaccatataaattatgtaacagATGGGTCCAGGTGATTTTAGTTAGATTACATACAAATTTACACTTATagcatatatttattacttagttggttatttttaaaacgtataaaaaaatatctttagtCTTAAGTCTGATCTGCTGAATTTTCTTAGCATCTGTCttaatttgtatagtataatataagcctatttaagtataatttaaattttttaatttaattcaattactgTTGGAGTTATAAAAGTGTTAACTAACTGTgtactaataatatacttaactgATAATGATATACATCACTGCTGTAACCGtataactatattttcaaaacccTTTTTAGTCGGATTacaatttgtttcatttatGATTTCAGGACAGTAAATACCACAACAAAAACAAACGATTTATTAAACCCACTAAAACGACAACAGAAACTTGAGTTTGTCTATAATTACGAGACAAATATCACAAAATCAACCGATTTCATGAAACTCTACAAGATATTCAACGACTGTAACATATTGTCAACACAAAAGACACTTTTTAAACTAACTAACATATTAACGGTGTTATTTgttcaaaaagtttttaaagctgagaacatatatttacatagttataagcttttttatgtttttttcatgGACAAACTACTTTATAGCATAATTAAATATGCCATTCAAATTGCTGggtatattttaagaaattaaatataatggaaaagaattaaaatttctAAGATATATCTGGGTAAAGtcagaatataattaattcatatgTATGATGGtatatttaatagattattatttattatttttaataattaacataaactATTTTGTACTATAACATAAATATCTAGTACAAACAACAAGACTAACATCTTTAAAACATTGACATTTACCAGttatatatggtttttttttataaacattgagttatatatatttaattagctctttcattacatttttttagtacaaaccaaaaaagtatttaaattttttccagatgtataatttattttaaatttaactaaaaataaagtaaaataattaacaaatttgtatcaattaaatacttaaatttttaatatttttttaagttattagtcttttttttatgtatttagatTGAGACATTTTTTACTTGCATTCCATTAATGAATATGtactgttaaatatataataatacttaaaaatattatggaataggattaatacatttttttaaaaatattgtgatattggctatattatttaaataatttttttattttttaattctaatattggTAAAgattagaattatttaaagCATTTGAGTAGGATACACTACATTTTATTAGAGGATTTAgtggtataaattatttatttcattacatttttctattttaattgtaaactttgtagtttatagtttatacattatgtacaaaatatataggtacaatgttttatttgaaattagtaaatattaatttttatttttatgttatttatgcaTCATTTTAGTTAGTATCTAAGCAAAATTTCATGTGAAAAgttgaatttgatttaattatgaTGTGCcccacacattataatatttataaattcttttatttaaaactaacaatTTTCTATTTGGTATGTTTTTAAACAACTTTTGTATCgtgttttacttatataatattattatgctttaataTTATCACGTTATCTTCATTCATCGTATTACAcgtagaatatatattttttaaactgatgAAAGTATTGTTGGTATTTGTATCCAGATTTATTATtctaacttatatatataataactgagCAAGCTTTAATCTTTGTGTTTATTTATGGAGTCTGGTCAAAAACTATTTAACTGCTCAATATTACCTGCAGGGCATTGCATTTCATAGGTGTAACTAGAGATTTATTTTGTGAGTAGGTACTGTAGTTCATTGGATTTTGTGTGTCCTACCAAACTTCACTTTATTACACCACCTTCCTCCTCTAACCACTAACatgaataggtaataaaaactaaatatgtaggaactaaaaattataattaattaaacaaacaatttatataatgcatcatacatttttttttggaaaattatttaaaatattagattttttcattttaaaaaaatcaattacgtATTTCCGTTGGTATTTCTATAACTaaatcttatttaaattttgaacttgGCTTAAAAAAACGCATCTgttttgactaaaatttcagACTCCAAAgtcacaaattaataatatgtactgaaatattatactttaatattaataatttaaaccgTAATAACTAGAGCTTGGAACCTAAAGACCAATGATTCATGTCTGCatttaaatttgacaaaattatagCAATGCAtggtattttgtttaatatcttCATGGTTGCTttctaagtataaataaaattaaatcatgtataaaaatatatatgataatacagttaatattatcatcccatttattcaaacaaaactaagtacaaaacattttttattaattttcatcaatttatttacaaatatgccattgaaaccaaaaataatcaatatattttgtaaatatagtatacaaattaaattacggtgtccggagagaggtGCCGC
This genomic interval carries:
- the LOC132938373 gene encoding RNA-binding protein 45 codes for the protein MKDEQNDNNDPENSRIFVLYDKNHPISENEFKDMFGNFGDVKNIYIVKDRNSDSVKGVAYIKYSKASEAFKAIEAMNGHRIESSNRRMKVLMATSPGHIRSNSEMEYNRLFVFVPKTDKESDLENIFSQYGEISKVHIVTNKDTGESKGIAFITYSKASSAALAIEECGPNYKAVFAKPKHDDGPSVYPPSYPRHVDSKNPTSSYSLLAPPSHQHRDEPSVLTAYASSIVSYNEIFKIMNIAPELELVKEIPRQQMYDKKVYQVIYNSIAAAEHAVSRINGFEYPPGHPILLEFSSSSISISSAVDPIANKISKDIEVLSSTVTKALAVIKNASITTASLCLADDYSSPLASKRGNEKVLLPSSDNSFRLFFVCKPIIPPMRLLEDTFKMFKGLRNINVIDGKNYGYVTYDNLESATRAINCLNDHKVYNSRLKVMEAEPREPNRKRMKPDTM